Proteins found in one Panicum hallii strain FIL2 chromosome 4, PHallii_v3.1, whole genome shotgun sequence genomic segment:
- the LOC112891015 gene encoding uncharacterized protein LOC112891015, which yields MSYAGSAPASTPGLIKTSKFKKRKVKANREKAAAAAATVDQVASVGAGTAGGDASASAVLPQPSHVAEASPVAQMPESATIAEASTVTQTPKPATDAEGSGPAPKPATAEASASAARPKPKPADADAATAPAASQGKGVGADNGGGDGRMKSRKERARNGKGKEVEEDAGRNRKGKKAVGKKEERGDNKGAGFIFMCNAKTKQECYQNRLFGLPSGKIGMVKKIRPGAKLFLYDFDLKLLYGVYKAASNGGLNLVQEAFNGKFPAQVKFKIEKDCLPLPESSIKQAIKENYSARSKFDPELTSRQVHRLLVLFKPVNVPQSAPKNHREERRHYEERRQPYHYEERRPSLPIEAVRQPRFDEERRPAVIHVPLEDPYRAPRFAPLPVEPQLGHSLASGQGDHHRYYQSELAPEPRHIPLALEPRHVPLSLEHHHVPSMPELRHVPAAYYHNLAPSSDSYYRSLHNLVPERYADRTVADITTRDPIIPRDHTRLPGEISARADRLEDLYRTGGIAARGAHVEELYPPGEIAARADRVGISTRADRLEDLYRSDRLVTRAVDPLPRSTYHTAAYGTHPAYAETSTRPVSARVNGPGVPVSSLYSFSGAPEYR from the exons ATGTCCTatgctgggtccgcccctgcGTCCACCCCTGGGTTGATTAAGACCTCGAAGTTTAAGAAGCGGAAGGTCAAGGCCAACCGCGAGAAGGCAGCGGCCGCCGCTGCAACTGTTGACCAAGTCGCCTCGGTGGGCGCAGGCACTGCTGGTGGCGATGCATCTGCATCGGCGGTCTTACCGCAGCCATCCCATGTTGCTGAGGCATCACCTGTGGCGCAAATGCCAGAGTCAGCCACTATTGCTGAGGCATCAACTGTGACACAGACGCCTAAGCCAGCCACTGATGCTGAAGGATCTGGACCTGCACCAAAGCCAGCCACTGCTGAAGCATCAGCTTCAGCGGCAAGGCCAAAGCCAAAACCAGCTGATGCTGATGCTGCGACTGCACCTGCCGCAAGCCAGGGCAAGGGCGTGGGTGCTGATAATGGAGGTGGTGATGGCAGGATGAAAAGCAGAAAAGAGAGGGCTAGGAATGGCAAGGGGAAGGAGGTTGAGGAGGATGCAGGAAGGAacagaaaagggaagaaagctGTGGGCAAGAAGGAAGAAAGGGGTGACAATAAGGGTGCAGGGTTTATATTCATGTGCAATGCAAAGACTAAGCAGGAGTGCTACCAGAACCGCTTGTTCGGGCTACCCAGTGGGAAGATTGGAATGGTCAAGAAGATCAGACCAGGAGCAAAGCTGTTCCTGTATGATTTTGATTTGAAGCTTCTGTATGGTGTGTACAAGGCAGCATCAAATGGTGGGCTGAACCTTGTCCAAGAAGCATTTAATGGGAAGTTCCCTGCACAG GTTAAGTTTAAGATTGAAAAAGATTGCCTGCCTCTCCCTGAGAGTAGTATCAAGCAAGCTATTAAGGAAAATTACAGTGCAAGGAGCAAGTTTGACCCAGAGCTCACTTCGAGACAA GTCCATAGGCTACTTGTGCTGTTTAAGCCTGTCAATGTACCTCAGTCTGCTCCAAAAAATCACCGTGAAGAAAGGCGCCACTATGAAGAACGGAGGCAGCCATATCATTATGAAGAAAGGCGGCCTTCATTGCCTATCGAAGCAGTGCGTCAACCACGGTTTGATGAGGAAAGGCGTCCTGCGGTTATACATGTTCCTCTTGAGGATCCATACAGGGCACCACGCTTCGCTCCACTTCCTGTTGAGCCTCAGCTTGGCCATTCTTTGGCTAGTGGTCAGGGTGATCACCACAGATATTATCAATCAGAACTTGCACCTGAGCCTCGACACATTCCTCTTGCTCTAGAGCCTCGCCATGTTCCGCTATCCTTAGAGCATCACCATGTGCCTTCTATGCCAGAGCTTCGACATGTCCCAGCTGCATATTATCACAATTTGGCTCCATCCAGTGATTCATACTATCGGTCTCTACATAATCTGGTGCCTGAGCG ATATGCTGACAGGACTGTGGCTGACATAACCACCAGGGATCCAATCATTCCTAGGGATCACACAAGACTGCCAGGTGAGATATCTGCTCGGGCAGACCGCTTGGAGGATCTCTACCGGACAGGGGGGATTGCTGCCCGTGGTGCACATGTGGAGGAGCTGTATCCTCCAGGGGAGATTGCTGCTCGTGCTGACCGGGTGGGGATCAGCACTCGAGCTGATCGTTTGGAGGACCTCTACCGTTCTGACAGACTTGTTACCCGTGCTGTGGACCCCCTGCCTCGTTCAACCTATCATACAGCTGCTTACGGGACTCACCCTGCTTATGCTGAAACAAGCACAAGGCCTGTCTCTGCAAGGGTCAATGGACCCGGTGTCCCGGTTTCATCACTCTATTCCTTCTCTGGTGCTCCAGAGTACCGGTGA